GTCGGTGAACTCGCCGCCGGCTTCGAGATGTCATTCGCAGCCGGAGCCAAGCATGTGAAGGTGCTGGAGAACGCAGGTCTGGTGCGGAGGCGCATTATGGGCCGTGTACACCTGTGCCGTCTTGAGGCACGGCAACTGAAAAAGGCGGACGAGTGGTTGCGCTTCTACGAACGCTTCTGGAGCGACAGCCTGGATCGTCTGGAGATGCTGCTGGAACAGGACGCGGCAGCAGATGCGAGATCGAAAGGAGAAAAATAGTGAAGCAGGCAACAATCATCGACAAGCGCGCAGTACGCGTCAATGCAGACACATTCCGTTTCGAACGCCTGTTCCCCGGCCCGATCGAACGGGTGTGGGAATACCTGGTAGACGGCGAGAAGCGTGGCAAGTGGCTCGCGAGAGGAGACGCAGGAACCTCGGTCGGCGAAGAGTTCCAGATGCGCTTCAAACACGCCGAGCTGACACCAGAGCCGGGCGAGATGCCGGAACGGTTCAAACAGTACGAGAACGGCCATACCAGCACACATAAAGTCACCCTGTGGGAGCCTCCCCGCCGTTTCGGCATGAGCTGGGGAGAAGGAGAGGAGCCATCCGAGGTCATCTTCGAACTCACGCCCGAGGGCAAGAAAGTCCGCTTCGTCCTGACACATCGCCGCGTCTCCGATGCCAGCCAGGCAGAGGGTTACACCAAAGGCTGGCATACGCATCTGGAGGTGCTGGAAGGGGTGCTGGAAGAGAAGCCGCTGGAGCCCTTCTGGGATCTCTTCCGCAAGTCCGAAGCGCTTTACGAGACAGCCTCGTAACAAACGGCCTCGCGGATGACTCCCCGCGAGGCCCATTTTCGTTGCGCCCTCTACAATCAAAGAGACAGCTTTTTTTGAGAGTAGAGGACCCACCCCAGCAATGGCTTTGAACTGTGGCATCGTCGGCCTGCCGAACGTCGGCAAGAGCACGATCTTCAACGCGCTGACCTCGGCCAAGGCGATGGCCGCCAACTATCCGTTCTGCACCATCGAGCCCAATGTGGGCGTTGTGGTCGTGCCCGATCCCCGTCTCGACAAGATCACCAACTTCGTCAAGCCGGCCAAGACCGTGCCCACGACGATGGAGTTCGTCGATATCGCCGGCCTGGTCGCCGGCGCCAGCAAGGGCGAGGGCCTCGGCAACCAGTTCCTGGGCCACATCCGCTCGACGGATGCCATCGCACACGTCGTCCGCTGCTTCGACGATGACAATGTCGTCCACGTCGCCGGCGGCGTGAATCCGTTGAGCGACATCGATGTCATCAACACCGAGCTTCTGCTCGCCGACCTCGAGTCGGTCGAGAAGCGCCTCGTCAAAACCGAGAAGGTCGCCAAGAACTCGCAGGACGCCAAAGTGAAGAGCGAGCTCTCCGCCCTGAAGAAGCTGCAGGCTGTGCTTGGCGAGGGCAAGCCCGCTCGCGTCGCCGATCTCACCGAAGATGAACTGATTGCCAGCCGTGAGCTCTTCCTCATCACCCAGAAGCCCATGCTCTACGTCGCCAATGTCGACGAGACCGGTCTGACCGAAGGCAATGAGTGGACAGCACAGGTGGAGAAGCGCGCCGCCGAAGAGGGCAGCGAGGTTGTGCGTATCTGCGGAGCGATGGAGAGCGAGATCGCTCTGCTCGATCCGGAAGAGCGCAAAGAGTTCCTCTCTGCCATGGGCCTGGAAGAGCCCGGCCTGAACCGCCTGATCCGCGCTGCCTACAAGCTGCTGCACCTGATCACGTACTTCACCGCCGGCGTCACCGAAGTCCGGGCCTGGACCATCAAGCGCGGCACCAAGGCTCCGGGAGCCGCCGGAGTGATCCACTCAGACTTCGAGAAGGGGTTCATCCGCGCCGAGGCCTACCACTGCGACGATCTGTTCACGCTGGGCAGCGAGCAGGCGGTGAAGGAGAAGGGCCTCTACCGCTCGGAAGGTAAAGAGTACGTCGTCAAGGACGGCGACATCCTCTTCTTCAAGTTCAACGTCTAGAGCAAAGACCGCGGTCGCGTTTCAATGCAAGAATAGTTTCAATCTCCACATCTCCGTGGATGAGAGGAACCGTTCCGATGTCGATGACGCGCCGTACCCTGCTTGCATCGGCGCTGGGAGCAGCCGCAACCGCGGCCGCCCCGGTGCTGACTGCCGCCACCACCTCCCGCCGGCCGAACATCCTCTTCATCCTGGCCGACGACATGGGCTGGGGCGACCCCGCCGTCTACGGCTCCGCCAAAATCAAAACCCCGAACATTGACCGCCTGGCGGCGCAGGGCATGCGCTTCACGCAGGGCTACGCCGGAGCTCCGGTCTGCGGCCCATCGCGCTGCACGCTGATGACCGGCCTGCACGGCGGTCACGCGCGCGTCCGCGACAACTTCGCTCTCGCAGCGGGCAAAGTCGGCCATAAAGGCAAAGAAGAGATTCGCCGAGCCAGCCTGCTGCCCGAAGACCGCACCGTCGCCGACTACCTGCGCCAGGCAGGCTACCGCACCGGCCTGATGGGTAAGTGGCATCTCGATGGCTACGACCCAGAGGCCACGCCGAATCGCCATGGCTTCGAAGAGTTCAAAGGCTGGCTGACGCAGCGCGAAGAGACACAGGGCTACTGGCCGGCAAAGCGCATGCGCAATGAAGAAGAGATCGACATCCTCGAAAATTCGGGCGGCCGCCAGGGACGCTACGACACGGTGATGATCACGGAAGACTCCATCGACTTCATCACCCGGCACAAGGATGAGCCCTTCTTTCTCTACACCGCCTTTGACAGTCCGCACAGTCCCTACACCGCTCCGGACTTCGGGCCTTACGCCGACGAGAAAGGCTGGTCCGACGATGAGAAGACTTACGCTTCCATGATCTGGTGGATGGACAAGGGCATCGGACAGATCCTCGATACGCTGAAGCGCTTGCATCTGGACGAAAACACCATCATCTTCTTCGCCTCTGACAACGGTCCGCGCTCCGAGCCCACGCCGGCGCAGACCCGCGTGATCGATTTCTTCGACTCCAACGGCAACCTGACCGGCTACAAGCGCGACATGTATGAAGGCGGCATACGCGATCCGTTGATCGTTCGCTGGACCGGCCAGATCAAGGCCGGTTCCATCAGCCAGATGCCCGTCTATTTCCCTGACTTTCTGCCCACAGCGCTCGACCTTGCCGGAGCTCCATCGGAGCCGACCGACGGCATCAGCATCCGTCCCTATCTACTAAGCGGACGTACCGGCGAAGACCGTTTCCTCTACTGGGAGTTCTATGAGCCCGTCTACCGTCAGGCCGGACGTCTGGGCAAATGGAAGGCTGTACGTCTGAAGAAGGGCGCCAAACTCGAGCTCTATGACCTGAGCGTCGATCCCTGGGAGAGCAAAAACATCGCCGCCCAGCATCCCGACATCGTCGCCCGTATGGACGAGGAGATGAAGAAAGCCCATCGCGAGTCACCCGAGTATCCCGACAATCCCCCCAACAACGGCGCAAAAGCACCGGAGTAGGCATTGGGTGCCCTAGGTCCCCCGGGGACCTGGGTATTCGCGCTCCGCGCGAACCGTTTCTCCCTTCCTCAGCACTGACAGCATGGGTAGCGAAGCAGATTTCTCCGCTTCGCTACGAAATGACAAAAAGAAGACTGCATCGAGCAAGTCAGGAATCGGAATCATCAACATTCCACTACTGTTTTCCAGCGTTCCAGAACGTTCCTGACCAAGCCCACAGGCCTTACGTGGGAAAATAGAGACATTGTGAGCGACGAATTTCCTAGAATCAAACGCCTTCCGCCCTATGTCTTCAACATAACCGGCGAGCTGAAGGCGGCGGCGCGTAAGCGCGGCGAAGACATCATCGACTTCGGCATGGGTAATCCTGACGGCGCGACGCCGCAGCATATTGTCGACAAGATGATTGAGGCGGCGCACAAGACGCGCACGCATCGCTATTCGCTTTCGAAGGGAATTCCCCGCCTGCGCAAAGCCATCTGCAACTGGTACGCGCAGCGTTACAACGTCGAGTTCGATCCTGCGACCGAGGCCATCATGACCATCGGCTCGAAGGAGGGCATCGCCCACTTCTGCCTCGCCGTGCTCGACAAAGGCGACACCGTGCTGGTGCCCAACCCCAGCTATCCGATCCACATCTACGGCCCGGTCATCGCCGGTGCGGATGTGCTCAGCATTCCCATCACTGATTCGACTGATGACTTTCTGGCACGCATTCAGGATGTGATTCCGCGCATGACGCCGCGCCCCAAGGTGCTGATCGTCAATTTCCCCGCCAATCCCACCGCCCAGTGCGTTGACCTTCCCTTCTTCGAGAAGCTGGTCGCCATCTGCAAGGAGTACGGTGTGTGGCTGGTGCACGATCTCGCCTACGCCGACATCGCCTTCGACGGCTATACGCCACCGAGCGTGATGCAAGTGCCCGGAGCCAAAGACATCGCCGTCGAGTTCTTCACGCTCTCGAAGAGCTACAACATGCCCGGCTGGCGCGTCGGCTTCATGGTCGGCAACCAGAAGCTCGTCGGCGCTCTGGCCCGCATCAAGAGCTACTTCGACTACGGCACCTTCACGCCGATCCAGGTCGCCAGCATCCTCGCGCTGGAAGGTCCGCAGGACTGTGTCAAAGCCATCTGCGACAACTACCGCTCACGCCGCGATGTACTCGTTCACGGCCTGAACAAGCTGGGCTGGCCGGTGGATCTACCGAAGGCAACGATGTTCGCCTGGGCCAGGATTCCAGAGCAGTATCGCCACCTGAAGTCGCTCGAGTTCTCAAAGCTGATGCTCGAACAGGCCAAGGTCGCAGTAAGCCCCGGCATCGGCTTCGGTGAGTATGGCGATGAGTACGTCCGCTTCTCGCTGATCGAGAACGAAGAGCGTACCCGCCAGGCACTGCGTGGCATCAAGCATATGTTCTCGAAGCCCATCGGCGATTAACAACGCCGCGTGTTCGACGACTCTTCTGGTTTGTCATCCTGAGCGAAGCGAAGGACCTGCTTTGTTGCCCTACTCTTTGTCGAGGACAAAGAGTAGGGCATTCGCGCTACGCGCGAACCCGTTTCTTGCATCCAAGACAACACGAGCGTTTAGGCTGAGAAGCAGATTTCTCCGCTGCGCTTCACCCCAGCCGGCAAAGCTGGCCGGGGACCCCGAACGCTACGAAATGACAAAACAAAAAGCGTATCGAGCTCCACTCGATACGCCCACCTATTCAACAATTCAACGATCGTGGCCGAAGGCCACGCCCTGGCTTTAAGCCAGCTCCGCCGACACCGCAGGCTCTTCCTTCGCCGGCCGCTGCACATCGCTGTGCGCGTAATACATCTCCGCAATCGCATCGTGCAGCTTCTTCGTCACCGTCTCGGCATCTCTTGTCGTGAGCCCGGTGGTATCGATCGGATCACCCACGATCAGCTTCAATGGACGCGGAGCAAGAGCATACACATGCATCGGCATCAGCTCATGCGTTCCCACCAGAGCCAGCGGAACGATCGGCACCTGTGCCTTGATTGCCATGAACGCCGCGCCCGACAACATCGAGCGGATATGGCCGTCCTTGCTGCGGCCTGCTTCCGGGAACAGCAGAAGCGGCATGCCCGATTTCAGCGCCGCCGTGCCCTTATTCAGTCCAGCGATCTGCGAGCGCAGATTCGACTGATCGATGGGTACCTGGCCGGAGCGTGTAAGGTGCCAGCCAATGAACGGGATCTTGAAGAGATAGTGATTCGCCAGGATGCGGAACTGGAATGGCAGATTGCCAAAGAGCGCCGGCGTATCCATGTAGCTGATGTGGTTCGATGCGTATACCGCGACACGTCCAAGCTTCTCGCGGCCGATCACTTTCATCGGCGAGAACGCGAGCATCAGCAGGGACCTGGCCCATACCTGCGCAATGGCATGCTGCTGGCGTCCGCTCTTGTCCCACAACGACGTGATCAGCGAGATCATGCCGAAGAATGCCGTGGACGCGACGATCAACGGCGCCAGCAAAACATAGGTCAGAAGCTTCTGTGCGGTGGTCGGTTTGGCCATCGTAGGTCCTACATCTCTTTCTTCAGAATCTGTCGCACGTCGCCGATCAGATAGACCGAGCCGGTCACAATAACGAGTCCGCCGGCGGGCGTAACAGCGCGAGCCTGCTCTACAGCAGCAGCAACATCCGGAGCTGTTGTGGCTGGGATATCCAAACGCACAGCTGCCTGTTTCAGATCGTCGATCGACGCGGCGCGTGGGTTCATCATCGGCGCCAGCACGATATGATCCTGCACGCGGTCGGCGCTTGCGTCGAAGAGTGGGAACAGAATCTGCGCAATTTCGTCTACGGCTTTGTCCCGCAGGCAGGAGAACAACAGCGTACGCGGCCGCGACTCCGGAAGCTGACCCAGCGCGGAGCGCAGCGTCCATGCGCCGTCAGGGTTATGCGCCACATCGAGCAGGAACTCCATACCGCCGCTGGTCAGCAGCTCCAACCGTCCCGGCCACTCGGTCTGGTGAATTCCCACAGCGATGCTACCGGCCGTGATCTTCGCAAAGTCATGATGCTCGCGAAGCTCGACCGCGGTGGCAATCGCCAGCGCGAGATTGCGCTGCTGGTGTGCTCCGCCCAGCGGAGCATCGATGGTGATGTCTTCCCCAAGCACACGCAGGGGATACACGTTGCGGAAGGGACTTGTCTGCGCCAGGCCGCGGTCAGGGATATAGGCGGCGGCGTTGACGCCACGCACCTCCAGCGGCACGGCAACTTCGCCCAGAGCGTAGTTCGCCTCAGGATGCTGCGGCAGCGTGACCATCACGCCGTTCCTGCGCAGAATGCCGGCCTTCTCCTTCGCGATGTGCGTCAGTGTCGGCCCCAGATAGTCCATGTGATCGAGCCCGAGATCGGTAATCACTGAGACGACAGGCTCGACGATATTCGTCGCATCCAAACGCCCGCCAAGACCAACCTCCAGGACGGCAATCTCAACCTTCTGCTCCGCGAAGTAAAGGAAGGCGATCGCGGTCATCACCTCAAAGAAGCTGGGCGGTTGCGGCAACTCCCCAGCGGCAACAAGGCGGTTCGATGTGTCATCCACATGAAAATAGAACTGCGCAAAGGTTTCGTCGCCGATCAGCTCCCTGCCAATGCGAATGCGCTCATTAATGCGCTCCAGGTGTGGCGAGGTGTAGAGCCCGGCGCGATAACCAGAGGCGGTCAGGACACGAGCCAGCGTCGCCGCCGTCGATCCTTTGCCATTCGTGCCCGCGATCAGCACCGACGGGAAGGTGGTCTGCGGATCGCCCAGTTCTGACATCAACCGGCGCATATAGGCGAGGTCGAACTTGCGGCGGGGCGCACCCGGTTGTGGCGGCGCAAGCTCATGGCCACGGGCGTAAAGCTGTTCGACGGCAAGCTGGTAGGACATGACGGGCTCCCCTTCTATTTTAGTGAACCGAATACCACCAAGGTGGAATAGGGAATCCCACCCCCGTTCGCTGCCTGCATGCCGAAGTGGAATGTTGCTCGAAGCACATTCGAGAGATGCTGATTTTGCCAGGAACGCTAAGACGTTCCGCAGAAAAGAGGCACACAGTATGCACGACATCGTCATCGCTATTATTTTTGTTGCCATGGTTCTCGCACCTTGTATCACCGCCGCCCGCTCCGGCGCCGCCGAGGCCGAAGAGAACCTCTAAACCCAGAGATCAATCAGAGGATCACGCACCTTGTGTGCGGCGAACAAGACCGCAGTCCGAACCTGGATGCGGTCTTTGGTGTTTAAGCAGACTGCTGTTGAACCTTTTTGATTGTCATTTCGTAGCTCCCGGCGGGAGCGGAGAAATCTGCTTCTCCTCCCATCCCCGTACTCATATACCGCTGCTTCGTGTTTAATCGGCTTCACCCATGAAGATCACGGCCGCAGCGGTCAAGACAGAAGTAGCCCGGCTCGCCGATCCGGCACGCGCCACATTCCTCCAAC
This genomic window from Terriglobus albidus contains:
- a CDS encoding ArsR/SmtB family transcription factor: MVEREAKLDRVFHALSDGTRRKMLRRLAGGEHSVGELAAGFEMSFAAGAKHVKVLENAGLVRRRIMGRVHLCRLEARQLKKADEWLRFYERFWSDSLDRLEMLLEQDAAADARSKGEK
- a CDS encoding SRPBCC family protein, with amino-acid sequence MKQATIIDKRAVRVNADTFRFERLFPGPIERVWEYLVDGEKRGKWLARGDAGTSVGEEFQMRFKHAELTPEPGEMPERFKQYENGHTSTHKVTLWEPPRRFGMSWGEGEEPSEVIFELTPEGKKVRFVLTHRRVSDASQAEGYTKGWHTHLEVLEGVLEEKPLEPFWDLFRKSEALYETAS
- the ychF gene encoding redox-regulated ATPase YchF: MALNCGIVGLPNVGKSTIFNALTSAKAMAANYPFCTIEPNVGVVVVPDPRLDKITNFVKPAKTVPTTMEFVDIAGLVAGASKGEGLGNQFLGHIRSTDAIAHVVRCFDDDNVVHVAGGVNPLSDIDVINTELLLADLESVEKRLVKTEKVAKNSQDAKVKSELSALKKLQAVLGEGKPARVADLTEDELIASRELFLITQKPMLYVANVDETGLTEGNEWTAQVEKRAAEEGSEVVRICGAMESEIALLDPEERKEFLSAMGLEEPGLNRLIRAAYKLLHLITYFTAGVTEVRAWTIKRGTKAPGAAGVIHSDFEKGFIRAEAYHCDDLFTLGSEQAVKEKGLYRSEGKEYVVKDGDILFFKFNV
- a CDS encoding arylsulfatase produces the protein MSMTRRTLLASALGAAATAAAPVLTAATTSRRPNILFILADDMGWGDPAVYGSAKIKTPNIDRLAAQGMRFTQGYAGAPVCGPSRCTLMTGLHGGHARVRDNFALAAGKVGHKGKEEIRRASLLPEDRTVADYLRQAGYRTGLMGKWHLDGYDPEATPNRHGFEEFKGWLTQREETQGYWPAKRMRNEEEIDILENSGGRQGRYDTVMITEDSIDFITRHKDEPFFLYTAFDSPHSPYTAPDFGPYADEKGWSDDEKTYASMIWWMDKGIGQILDTLKRLHLDENTIIFFASDNGPRSEPTPAQTRVIDFFDSNGNLTGYKRDMYEGGIRDPLIVRWTGQIKAGSISQMPVYFPDFLPTALDLAGAPSEPTDGISIRPYLLSGRTGEDRFLYWEFYEPVYRQAGRLGKWKAVRLKKGAKLELYDLSVDPWESKNIAAQHPDIVARMDEEMKKAHRESPEYPDNPPNNGAKAPE
- the alaC gene encoding alanine transaminase, which translates into the protein MSDEFPRIKRLPPYVFNITGELKAAARKRGEDIIDFGMGNPDGATPQHIVDKMIEAAHKTRTHRYSLSKGIPRLRKAICNWYAQRYNVEFDPATEAIMTIGSKEGIAHFCLAVLDKGDTVLVPNPSYPIHIYGPVIAGADVLSIPITDSTDDFLARIQDVIPRMTPRPKVLIVNFPANPTAQCVDLPFFEKLVAICKEYGVWLVHDLAYADIAFDGYTPPSVMQVPGAKDIAVEFFTLSKSYNMPGWRVGFMVGNQKLVGALARIKSYFDYGTFTPIQVASILALEGPQDCVKAICDNYRSRRDVLVHGLNKLGWPVDLPKATMFAWARIPEQYRHLKSLEFSKLMLEQAKVAVSPGIGFGEYGDEYVRFSLIENEERTRQALRGIKHMFSKPIGD
- a CDS encoding lysophospholipid acyltransferase family protein produces the protein MAKPTTAQKLLTYVLLAPLIVASTAFFGMISLITSLWDKSGRQQHAIAQVWARSLLMLAFSPMKVIGREKLGRVAVYASNHISYMDTPALFGNLPFQFRILANHYLFKIPFIGWHLTRSGQVPIDQSNLRSQIAGLNKGTAALKSGMPLLLFPEAGRSKDGHIRSMLSGAAFMAIKAQVPIVPLALVGTHELMPMHVYALAPRPLKLIVGDPIDTTGLTTRDAETVTKKLHDAIAEMYYAHSDVQRPAKEEPAVSAELA
- a CDS encoding bifunctional folylpolyglutamate synthase/dihydrofolate synthase; translated protein: MSYQLAVEQLYARGHELAPPQPGAPRRKFDLAYMRRLMSELGDPQTTFPSVLIAGTNGKGSTAATLARVLTASGYRAGLYTSPHLERINERIRIGRELIGDETFAQFYFHVDDTSNRLVAAGELPQPPSFFEVMTAIAFLYFAEQKVEIAVLEVGLGGRLDATNIVEPVVSVITDLGLDHMDYLGPTLTHIAKEKAGILRRNGVMVTLPQHPEANYALGEVAVPLEVRGVNAAAYIPDRGLAQTSPFRNVYPLRVLGEDITIDAPLGGAHQQRNLALAIATAVELREHHDFAKITAGSIAVGIHQTEWPGRLELLTSGGMEFLLDVAHNPDGAWTLRSALGQLPESRPRTLLFSCLRDKAVDEIAQILFPLFDASADRVQDHIVLAPMMNPRAASIDDLKQAAVRLDIPATTAPDVAAAVEQARAVTPAGGLVIVTGSVYLIGDVRQILKKEM